The Theobroma cacao cultivar B97-61/B2 chromosome 1, Criollo_cocoa_genome_V2, whole genome shotgun sequence genome contains the following window.
CTAGGGAGGAAGTAGTAATATCTTTTTGTTGAAATCAGGGCAACTTACACTTGATGCATACGAAGAGAATTGTGAATTTGCTGATCCAGCGGGTTCCTTCAAAGGGCTTCGACGTTTCAAAAGGAACTGCACAAACTTTGGATCTCTTATTGAAAAGTCAAATATGAAGCTTATGAAGTGGGAGGACTTTGAGGTGAATTGGCTCTAAATTATAAGCAAGGAAATTCCTGTTTCATTATATTTGCACAACTTGTCGTATTACTTGTTACCATCTTCAATGTAATTCAACAAtgatgaacttttctttatgTTTGTCGTCTATGGAAGCGCAGAACAAGGGAGTGGGACACTGGCGTTTCAGCTGTGTAATGTCATTCCCTTGGAGACCTATTCTTTCTGGTATGTGATTGGTACTATTCGTTTCATGTTTCTTTTCCCAACaccaaatttaatgattttagtTTTACAGAGGATTGCAAAGCCTTCTCTTTAGTAATTGAAACAGATGTTGGAGGCTTTACATCATATATAAATCCACAGCTGCTATAACGTTTTAAGATTTTCGTGATCTTGCAGCTACTGGGTATAcagagtattattttgatgcaCAATCTGGAAAAGTGTGCAGGTAACAAGTAACGAGGAGATATGAACAATCTTTACTGCTTTCTGATTATCTTTCTAACTTATCTAGCGCTTTTATGGAATCTCTCCAGGCACGTGGAGCACTGGAATGTTCCCAAAATGGCATTGCTGAAGCAACTTCTGAGGCCTACTCGGGGTTTCTGGCTTAAGAGAAAAAACAGCTGAAGAGCATGTCTAAGGAAACCTCTTTAAGCTTCTCCTCCTTATGCTTAAGATGATGGACCTTCCTCCTGAGATAAAAATCATTTCACAGGGCAACAAAATTTTACACCTGAACATGGAAGAGACTTATTCTGGATGTTGAGGAACTTTATATTCATCTGAAGTTGTCATCTGATCATCTGATGTATGTAAGTAGAATCAGCCACTGCATAGTATTCAGACTGAAAACACGTAGAAGTAGGCATCATACACCTGAACTTTTGTAAAAAGAACCCTGGTTGGAACCTGTATGTCCTGCCATGTTGGTCCCCTTTTAGGCAGTCGATAAATATCTTCCTGTAATCCTACTTGTACTTTTTGTAGCCAACTGTGTACTGTGATTGTCATGTTCAATATTATTCCCCTCCTTGAAAATCCAAACACTAGGATCAGTTAATAGGTTTGCTCTGTTTTTTGATTGGTTCCATAATTGTGCCAGCTTACTTCTTTTTATCCAAATAAGGACAATGAAGCCTGGGTGTTGGCTAGTaccattatattcttaaaaGGCATGTCTACCGGAGCAGATGTGATCATGAAAGTTACCATGAAAAGGAAGAGACTAGATAATGACCCATTAGCATAAGCGGCAGGAGATGAGCCATGATCCACCAATCTTTGATGGGCAGTGATCAAGCAGAAAGATCCCTTAATGAATGATGTCTCAACTTTCAACACACTGTGCCCTCAACAGCAAGCCTGAGGCTAACTAAACTACAATTAAAGCAACCTATCTCTTTCTCAGAATTTGTACACACAATCTTCAATGTTTTTGTtgtattattaattatataaaat
Protein-coding sequences here:
- the LOC18614088 gene encoding uncharacterized protein LOC18614088, translated to MVATLSFASVTPHVKSQRQCIIFRRTYSHKQYRIRCNGENPRSDLPTRQESAPENALLKVAWYGSELLGIAASFLRPPSNVEAAAKNDLKLGLDGSGAIDRTAVVETIKNDYERSYFVTGQLTLDAYEENCEFADPAGSFKGLRRFKRNCTNFGSLIEKSNMKLMKWEDFENKGVGHWRFSCVMSFPWRPILSATGYTEYYFDAQSGKVCRHVEHWNVPKMALLKQLLRPTRGFWLKRKNS